One Anastrepha obliqua isolate idAnaObli1 chromosome 6, idAnaObli1_1.0, whole genome shotgun sequence DNA window includes the following coding sequences:
- the LOC129250207 gene encoding protein GVQW3-like — translation MAFGDDAMGITQIKEWFNRFKNGRTSAESEPRSGRPSICQHEDVIAKVNAVVMRDPRVTTRENAEEVYFSTFSAHSIVTQDLAMKRVADKVVPKLLTAEQKELCVEVSLDMLDSINNDPDFINTIITGDVSWVYGYDLETKMQPSQWKHFTSPRRIQRPTRALNKMLRSHCLTATDASDSREKCTHVQKGYRSANASARN, via the coding sequence ATGGCGTTCGGTGACGATGCTATGGGCATAACACAGATTAAGGAGTGGTTCAATCGGTTTAAAAACGGTCGCACATCGGCGGAGAGCGAGCCACGCTCTGGTCGGCCATCAATATGCCAACATGAGGATGTCATTGCCAAAGTGAACGCTGTGGTGATGCGGGACCCCCGTGTGACTACCCGAGAAAATGCAGAAGAGGTATATTTCAGTACTTTTTCGGCTCACTCCATTGTGACCCAAGATTTGGCCATGAAAAGAGTGGCGGATAAAGTTGTGCCGAAGCTGCTGACGGCGGAGCAAAAGGAACTTTGTGTTGAAGTCTCACTGGACATGCTGGACTCCATAAACAATGATCCTGACTTCATAAACACCATTATCACTGGTGATGTCTCCTGGGTGTACGGGTACGACCTGGAAACCAAAATGCAGCCGTCACAGTGGAAGCATTTCACGTCACCAAGACGCATTCAAAGACCGACAAGAGCACTAAATAAAATGTTACGTTCACACTGCTTGACAGCAACTGACGCTAGCGACAGCCGGGAAAAATGCACACATGTGCAGAAAGGTTACAGGTCTGCTAATGCAAGCGCGcgtaattaa